A single window of Candoia aspera isolate rCanAsp1 chromosome 3, rCanAsp1.hap2, whole genome shotgun sequence DNA harbors:
- the PDE7A gene encoding high affinity 3',5'-cyclic-AMP phosphodiesterase 7A isoform X2, which translates to MEVCYQLPVLPLDRPVPQHVLSRRGAISFSSSSALFGCPNPRQLSQRRGAISYDSSDQTALYIRMLGDVRVRSRAGFERERRGSHPYIDFRIFHSNSEFEVSVSARNIRRLLSFQRYLRSSRFFRGITLPNSSNILDDDYNGQAKCMLEKVGNWNFDIFLFDRLTNGNSLVTLTFHLFNLHGLIEYFQLDTMKLRRFLVMVQEDYHSHNPYHNAVHAADVTQAMHCYLKEPKLIQSLTPWDILLSLIAAATHDLDHPGVNQPFLIKTNHYLATLYKNTSVLENHHWRSAVGLLRESGLFAHMSLESRQMMESQIGALILATDISRQNEYLSLFRSHLDKEDLCLLEEDHRHLVLQMALKCADICNPCRTWELSKQWSEKVTEEFFNQGDIEKKYCLGVSPLCDRQTETIANIQIGFITYLVEPLFAEWARFSNTKLSQTMLGHLGLNKASWKGMQREQSSSGDDTDPAFEETDSDVVPQEHRLS; encoded by the exons ATGGAAGTATGCTATCAACTGCCGGTGCTGCCTCTGGACAGGCCGGTCCCGCAGCACGTCCTCAGCCGCAGGGGGGCCATCAGCTTCAGCTCCAGTTCTGCGCTCTTCGGCTGCCCCAACcccaggcagctttctcag agaCGTGGAGCAATTTCCTATGACAGCTCTGATCAAACTGCATTGTACATTCGCATGCTAG GAGATGTACGAGTAAGAAGTCGGGCAGgatttgaaagagagagaagaggttCTCATCCATACATTGATTTCCGTATTTTTCACT CAAATTCTGAATTTGAAGTTTCTGTGTCTGCAAGAAATATCCGAAGGTTACTGAGTTTCCAGCGGTACTTGAGATCTTCCCGTTTCTTCCGTGGTATTACTCTTCCAAATTCTTCAAACATTTTAGATGATGATTACAATGGACAAGCTAAG tgTATGCTAGAAAAAGTTGGGAACTGGAATTTTGATATCTTCCTTTTTGACAGGCTAACAAATG GAAATAGTTTGGTCACATTAACCTTTCACCTGTTCAATCTTCATGGACTTATAGAATACTTCCAACTAGATACAATGAAGCTACGCAGATTTTTAG TAATGGTTCAAGAAGATTATCACAGCCACAACCCATACCACAATGCAGTTCATGCTGCTGATGTGACTCAGGCCATGCACTGTTATTTAAAAGAACCCAAG CTTATCCAGTCTCTAACTCCATGGGATATTCTGCTCAGTTTAATTGCAGCTGCTACTCATGATTTGGATCATCCAGGTGTTAATCAGCCTTTtcttattaaaacaaaccattattTAGCAACTTTATACAAG AATACCTCAGTATTAGAAAATCATCACTGGCGATCAGCAGTGGGGTTATTGAGAGAGTCTGGATTATTTGCACATATGTCGCTAGAAAGCAG GCAGATGATGGAAAGCCAAATAGGGGCATTGATTCTCGCCACTGATATTAGCCGGCAAAATGAATATTTATCCCTGTTTCGCAGCCATTTGGACAAAGAAGACTTATGCTTATTAGAGGAAGATCATCGTCATCTCGTCCTTCAG ATGGCTTTGAAATGTGCTGATATTTGTAATCCCTGTCGGACCTGGGAGCTAAGCAAGCAGTGGAGTGAAAAAGTAACAGAAGAATTTTTTAATCAAG GAGATATTGAGAAAAAATACTGCTTAGGTGTGAGTCCACTGTGTGATCGACAGACAGAAACCATTGCCAACATCCAGATTG gtTTTATTACCTATTTGGTGGAACCATTATTTGCAGAATGGGCTCGTTTTTCAAACACCAAGCTGTCTCAAACGATGCTTGGTCACTTGGGACTGAATAAAGCTAGTTGGAAAGGTATGCAGAGAGAACAATCTAGCAGCGGTGATGATACTGATCCTGCATTTGAGGAAACAGACTCTGATGTAGTACCTCAGGAACACCGATTATCCTGA
- the PDE7A gene encoding high affinity 3',5'-cyclic-AMP phosphodiesterase 7A isoform X1 yields MEVCYQLPVLPLDRPVPQHVLSRRGAISFSSSSALFGCPNPRQLSQRRGAISYDSSDQTALYIRMLGDVRVRSRAGFERERRGSHPYIDFRIFHSNSEFEVSVSARNIRRLLSFQRYLRSSRFFRGITLPNSSNILDDDYNGQAKCMLEKVGNWNFDIFLFDRLTNGNSLVTLTFHLFNLHGLIEYFQLDTMKLRRFLVMVQEDYHSHNPYHNAVHAADVTQAMHCYLKEPKLIQSLTPWDILLSLIAAATHDLDHPGVNQPFLIKTNHYLATLYKNTSVLENHHWRSAVGLLRESGLFAHMSLESRQMMESQIGALILATDISRQNEYLSLFRSHLDKEDLCLLEEDHRHLVLQMALKCADICNPCRTWELSKQWSEKVTEEFFNQGKY; encoded by the exons ATGGAAGTATGCTATCAACTGCCGGTGCTGCCTCTGGACAGGCCGGTCCCGCAGCACGTCCTCAGCCGCAGGGGGGCCATCAGCTTCAGCTCCAGTTCTGCGCTCTTCGGCTGCCCCAACcccaggcagctttctcag agaCGTGGAGCAATTTCCTATGACAGCTCTGATCAAACTGCATTGTACATTCGCATGCTAG GAGATGTACGAGTAAGAAGTCGGGCAGgatttgaaagagagagaagaggttCTCATCCATACATTGATTTCCGTATTTTTCACT CAAATTCTGAATTTGAAGTTTCTGTGTCTGCAAGAAATATCCGAAGGTTACTGAGTTTCCAGCGGTACTTGAGATCTTCCCGTTTCTTCCGTGGTATTACTCTTCCAAATTCTTCAAACATTTTAGATGATGATTACAATGGACAAGCTAAG tgTATGCTAGAAAAAGTTGGGAACTGGAATTTTGATATCTTCCTTTTTGACAGGCTAACAAATG GAAATAGTTTGGTCACATTAACCTTTCACCTGTTCAATCTTCATGGACTTATAGAATACTTCCAACTAGATACAATGAAGCTACGCAGATTTTTAG TAATGGTTCAAGAAGATTATCACAGCCACAACCCATACCACAATGCAGTTCATGCTGCTGATGTGACTCAGGCCATGCACTGTTATTTAAAAGAACCCAAG CTTATCCAGTCTCTAACTCCATGGGATATTCTGCTCAGTTTAATTGCAGCTGCTACTCATGATTTGGATCATCCAGGTGTTAATCAGCCTTTtcttattaaaacaaaccattattTAGCAACTTTATACAAG AATACCTCAGTATTAGAAAATCATCACTGGCGATCAGCAGTGGGGTTATTGAGAGAGTCTGGATTATTTGCACATATGTCGCTAGAAAGCAG GCAGATGATGGAAAGCCAAATAGGGGCATTGATTCTCGCCACTGATATTAGCCGGCAAAATGAATATTTATCCCTGTTTCGCAGCCATTTGGACAAAGAAGACTTATGCTTATTAGAGGAAGATCATCGTCATCTCGTCCTTCAG ATGGCTTTGAAATGTGCTGATATTTGTAATCCCTGTCGGACCTGGGAGCTAAGCAAGCAGTGGAGTGAAAAAGTAACAGAAGAATTTTTTAATCAAGGCAA ATATTGA